From one Labeo rohita strain BAU-BD-2019 chromosome 8, IGBB_LRoh.1.0, whole genome shotgun sequence genomic stretch:
- the dmap1 gene encoding DNA methyltransferase 1-associated protein 1, whose translation MATGADVRDILELAGGDNDSGPISKKDIINSDKKKAKKVTETLTFKRPEGMHREVYALLYSDKNRDAPPLLPSDTTQGYRTVKAKLGCKKVRPWKWMPFSNPARKDGAIFHHWRRAAEEGKDYPFARFNKTVQVPVYSEQEYQMYLHDDGWTKAETDHLFDLCKRFDLRFIVIHDRYDHQQYRKRSVEDLKERYYNICGKLTKVRAGTGAEPKIYIFDAGHERRRKEQLERLFNRTPEQVAEEEYLIQELRKIETRKKEREKKAQDLQKLITAADTTTEMRRAERKATKKKLPQKRETEKPAVPETAGIKFPDFKSAGVSLRSQRMKLPSSVGQKKIKAIEQILTEQGVDLNPMPTEEIVQMFNELRSDLVLVYELKQAYSNCEYEQQMLRHRYDALLKAGGAVTPQSESGGAPDSQSWPGADDIKTEAKEQIIDVVGAPLTPNSRKRRESASSSSSIKKVKKP comes from the exons ATGGCGACCGGTGCTGATGTGAGGGATATTCTGGAGCTGGCAGGAGGAGACAATGATTCAGGACCCATCAGCAAGAAGGACATCATTAATTCAGACAAG AAAAAAGCCAAGAAGGTGACAGAGACATTAACCTTCAAGAGACCAGAAGGAATGCACAGAGAAGTTTATGCCTTGCTGTATTCAGACAAAAA TCGGGATGCCCCTCCCCTGTTACCGAGTGATACTACACAAGGCTACCGGACAGTGAAAGCAAAACTGGGCTGTAAGAAGGTGCGGCCCTGGAAGTGGATGCCCTTTTCCAATCCAGCCAGAAAAGATGGAGCCATCTTCCATCACTGGAGACGTGCAGCAGAGGAGGGAAAGGACTACCCATTTGCTCGCTTCAACAAG ACTGTGCAGGTGCCTGTGTACTCAGAGCAGGAGTATCAGATGTATCTTCATGACGATGGATGGACGAAAGCTGAAACGGATCACCTGTTTGACTTATGCAAACGTTTCGATCTGCGGTTTATTGTCATCCACGATCGCTATGATCACCAACAATATAGA AAGCGCTCTGTGGAGGATCTTAAGGAGCGTTATTACAACATTTGCGGCAAACTGACAAAAGTTCGGGCAGGAACAGGGGCAGAGCCTAAGATCTACATATTTGATGCCGGTCATGAGAGACGAAGGAAAGAGCAGCTCGAGAGACTGTTCAACCGCACACCAGAGCAG GTGGCAGAAGAGGAATACCTGATCCAGGAGCTGAGGAAGATTGAGACACGTAAGAAAGAGCGTGAAAAGAAGGCCCAAGACCTCCAGAAGCTCATTACAGCCGCTGACACGACAACAGAGATGCGCAGAGCTGAACGCAAAGCCACCAAGAAGAAGCTGCCGCAGAAACGAGAGACAGAAAAACCT GCTGTTCCTGAAACCGCAGGCATCAAATTCCCAGACTTCAAATCTGCTGGTGTTTCACTACGGAGTCAGAGA ATGAAGCTGCCCAGCTCAGTTGgacagaagaaaataaaagcaattgAACAGATCCTGACGGAGCAAGGAGTGG ATCTCAACCCCATGCCCACAGAGGAGATTGTACAGATGTTCAACGAACTCCGCAGCGACCTGGTCCTGGTGTACGAGTTAAAACAGGCCTACAGTAACTGTGAGTACGAACAGCAGATGTTGCGGCACCGCTATGACGCTCTGCTAAAAGCAGGGGGCGCCGTCACACCGCAGAGCGAGAGCGGTGGAGCACCCGACAGTCAATCCTGGCCCGGCGCTGATGACATCAAAACCGAAGCCAAAGAGCAGATCATTGATGTGGTTGGAGCACCACTCACTCCTAATTCG